GCCAGGAAATTGCTGCGAAGAACTTCTATCGCCCGCGTGACAAGGACGTGGCCGCCAAGTATTCCCGGCAGTTCCCGAAGGTGGAACTGGTGACCATCGACAAGGACTTCGGCGGCTGGAAAACGGCCCAGCCGAAATTCTTCAACGATGGCGGGGTGTTCGACCAGATCTATCAGGCGCAGTAAGCTGGGCTAGTCGGATCCAGGCCGTAATTCATTGTGGCGAGGGAGCTTGCTCCCGCTGGACCGGGCTGGCGCTCCAGTGCGAAGCGCTCCCAGAGTTTTCTGGGGCTACTTCGTAGCCCAGCGGGAGCAAGCTCCCTCGCCACGGTAAGTGCGTTCTCAACCAAGGACCTTTATGTCGCGTCGCATATCCCCCGTCATACCCGGCTTCGGGCTGACGCTGGGCTACACCCTGGTGTACCTCAGTCTGATTGTGCTCATACCGCTGGCGGCGATGTTCGTGCACGCCGCTCAACTCACCTGGGAACAGTTCTGGGCGATCATCTCGGCACCGCGGGTGCTGGCTGCGCTGAAGCTCAGTTTCGGCACCGCGCTGTACGCCGCCATCATCAACGGTGTGATCGGCACGTTGCTGGCCTGGGTGCTGGTGCGCTACACCTTCCCCGGCCGCAAGATCATCGACGCGATGATCGACCTGCCGTTCGCCCTGCCCACCGCCGTGGCCGGTATCGCGCTGACGGCGTTGTACGCGCCGACCGGCCTGGTTGGCCAATTCGCCACCGACCTGGGTTTCAAGATCGCCTACACCCCGCTGGGCATTACCCTGGCGCTGACCTTCGTGACGCTGCCGTTCGTGGTGCGCACGGTGCAGCCGGTGCTGGCCGATATCCCCCGTGAAGTCGAAGAAGCCGCCGCCTGCCTCGGTGCGAAACCGTGGCAGGTATTCCGCCACATCCTCGTGCCGGCGTTGTTGCCGGCCTGGTTGACCGGCTTCGCCCTGGCGTTTGCCCGTGGCGTGGGCGAGTACGGTTCGGTGATTTTCATCGCCGGCAACATGCCGATGAAAACCGAGATCCTGCCGCTGCTGATCATGGTCAAGCTCGACCAATACGACTACACCGGCGCCACTTCCATCGGCGTGCTGATGCTGGTGGTTTCCTTCGTCCTGTTGCTGCTGATCAACCTGCTGCAGCGGCGCATCGAAACCCCATAAGGAGGCGCGAACCATGTCCCAATCGTCTATTTCCGCTGCCTCCACCAATGCCGCCCGTCGCGGCAGTGCGACGTCGCGGCGCGTCTTGATCG
This genomic interval from Pseudomonas alvandae contains the following:
- the cysT gene encoding sulfate ABC transporter permease subunit CysT, encoding MSRRISPVIPGFGLTLGYTLVYLSLIVLIPLAAMFVHAAQLTWEQFWAIISAPRVLAALKLSFGTALYAAIINGVIGTLLAWVLVRYTFPGRKIIDAMIDLPFALPTAVAGIALTALYAPTGLVGQFATDLGFKIAYTPLGITLALTFVTLPFVVRTVQPVLADIPREVEEAAACLGAKPWQVFRHILVPALLPAWLTGFALAFARGVGEYGSVIFIAGNMPMKTEILPLLIMVKLDQYDYTGATSIGVLMLVVSFVLLLLINLLQRRIETP